The sequence below is a genomic window from Croceicoccus marinus.
GCTGGGCGCTGATCACGGTCGGCGTATTCATGTTCCGCTCGCTCAGCTCGAACCCCGATGCGCGGCCCGATTCGGTAGAATTCATCACCGGCATGGGACCGATCATCGTGATCGCGACGGTGGTCGTGCCGGTCATCATCGCGGCAGTTCTGGAAAACTGGCGGCGCAAGGGTCGCTATACCCTTAGCACCCAAGCGGCGAAGCAGGGCGTGTGGGACGGTTTCGTCGACCATGGCTATCGCGCGCTGATCCTGCCGCTGACCGAATTCGTGGGCCGGCTCGGCTGGGCGGTGATCATCGTGCTGACGCTTGTGCTGTCCTATCGCTTTACCGACACGGTATGGGGCAGCTTCGCCTATCCGTTCTACCTGGGCGAACTGCAGTACACCAAGGACGAGGTCGCGATCGCGTCCAAGGGTTTCGGCGTCGGCGCGCTGATGTTCGGCATCATGCTGGGCGGCGCGCTGTTCAGCTTCATCGGACGGATGGCGGTGCTGTTCATCGGGGCGCTGACCGCAGCGCTGTCGAACCTGCTTTATGCCGATCTGGCGCTGGGCGGCACCTATATGGAGCTGGTGTCGACCTACACCGGCTTCACCACGCTGGTCGAATGGCTGGGCGGCGATTTGCGGCTGGCCAAGCTGATGATGGCCATCGCGGGCGAGAATGTGGCCGGCGGCCTCGCAGGCGCGGCGCTGGTGGCCTATCTGTCGTCGATCACGGCCAAGGGATATTCGGCGGTGCAATATGCGCTGCTGTCTTCGCTTACCTTCCTGATCGGCACGCTGGGACGCGGCGCGCTGGGCCAGATGATCGACGAGGATGGCTATTACCCGGTATTCATCCTGACCACTGCGCTGGGCATGATCGCGGTGGCGGCCTGCATCGTCGAATGGATCCGCCAGGCGCGTCTTGGCCGCCGCGCAGGCGTGGTCGCACCGGAAGCGGGCGGCTAGTCCGGCAGTTCCCGATTGGCGCGCAACACCATGCCCGCAAGATAGAGCGAGCCGCAGATCAGGATCGGCCCGTCGGTCCCGCGAAGCCGCTCCAGCGCATCCACGACCGATGGGGCGGTGCCGGACGCGGCGCCGAGCTCGCCCGCGACCCCGGCGAGCAGTTCCGGCGGATGGCAGGCATGGCCCGCGATCGGCACGGCTGTCAGGCTGGCGAGAAAAGGAGCGATCGGGCCCAGGAACCCGCGCGCGTCCTTGTTGTCCAGCATAGCGCAGATCGCATGCACCGGGCCGTCAAGCCCCGCCAGATAGGCAGCCAGAACCCGCGCCGCATCGGGATTGTGCCCGCCATCGAGCAGCAGCGGGGAGGGCGCCGCAAGCGCTGAAAGCGGACCTTCCGACAGCCATTGCAGCCGCGCGGGCCAGCGCGCTTCCCTGATGCCCCGGGCCATTGCCGCATCGCTGACCGAAATCCTGTCCTGATGGCGCAGCATGGCGACGGCCAGCGCCGCATTGTATGCCTGGTGCGCGCCCGGAAGGGCGGGCAGGGGCAGGATCAGCTCGCCATGCCGGTCGCGGTACTGGATCGCATCGCCTGCAGCCGCATGCCAGTCATGGCCGCGCCGGTGCAGCGGACAGCCCCTGCTGGCGGCGATGGCGGCAATCGCGTCCTCTGCTTCCGGTGCATAGGCCTGCGTGACAAGCGGCACTCCGGGCTTTGCGATCCCCGCTTTCTCGAACGCGATGCGGGCGAGGGGATGGACAGGTGCGCTGTCGTCGGGGGCCAGCAGGAAACGTTCGTGATCCATGCCCAGGGTCGCGATGCCGCAGACCGCGGGGTGCTCCAGCACGTTCGAGGCATCGAACCGTCCGCCCAGACCGACCTCTATCACGCAGGCGTCGGCGGGGGTGCGGCTGAACGCCAGGAACGCCGCGGCGGTGGTGACCTCGAAAAAGCTGGCGCCGACATCCTCACCCGCGTCCAGCACTTCGGCGAGCAGTCCGGCGAGTTCCGCGTCGGAAATCAGCTCGCCCGCCAACCGGATCCGCTCGTTATACCGGACAAGATGCGGGCTGGTGAACTGGTGGACCCGCTTGCCATCTGCTTCCAGCATGAAGCGCAGGAACGCGCTGGTCGAACCTTTGCCGTTGGTGCCCGCGATGTGGAACACGGGCGGCATCGATTGGTGCGGATTGCCCAGACGGTCCAGCAGGGCGCGAATAGCGTCCAGCCCAAGCCGCCCCTGCGGCAGCGACAGCGCCTCAAGCCGGTCGAGCTGCGCCTGCACGCGCGGATCGTCTGACACGGCGAAATCACGCATGCTGGGCGCCGCTACAGCCGGCGTCAGGCCGCTTGCCGGGCGGTGGTCAGATAGTCGATGGTCCGCGCCAGCGTTTCCTTCATCTCGCCGCGCGGGACCACCATGTCGAGCATCCCATGCTCGTGCAGATATTCCGACCGCTGGAACCCTTCGGGCAGCTGCTCGCGGATGGTGTCCTGGATGACTCGTTGGCCCGCAAAACCGATCAGCGCATTGGGTTCGGCAATCTGCACGTCGCCCAGCATCGCATAGCTGGCAGTGACGCCGCCCGTGGTCGGATCGGTCAGTACGACGATATAGGGCAGGCCCGCATCATGCAGCCGCCGGATCGCCACGGTGGTGCGCGGCATCTGCATCAGAGAGAGAATGCCTTCCTGCATCCGCGCGCCGCCCGCAGCGGTGAAGATGACATAGGGGCTGCCCGTCTCGACCGCGCGCTGCACACCGGCCACGAAGGCATCGCCCACGGCCATGCCCATCGAACCGCCCATGAAGCCGAAATCCTGGACCCCGACGACCGCCTTGCGGCCATCGATCCGGCCTTCCGCCGTCGTCAGCGCATCGGGATGCGGCGCGCCCGACCGTGCCGCGCGCAACCGGTCGGCGTATTTCTTGGTGTCCCTGAACTTCAGCGGGTCTTCCTTGACCCGCGGCGCGGGCAGGATCGTATAGCCTTCGTCCATCACCTGCCCCAGGCGGGTGTCGGCACCGATGCGGCCGTGATGCTCGCATCGCGGACATACCCAGAGGTTGTCCTCATACTCCTTGGTGAACAGCATCTCGCCGCAGCCGGGGCACTTGCGCCACAGATTGTCGGGCGTGTCGCGCTTGGGCGCGAACGGCAGGCGCTTGCGGACTTCACTCAGCCAGCTCATCAGACGGTCTCCCTCGCCGCATGCACGGCATCGGCCAGCGCGGCGGTCACTTCACGAATATGATCGGGCGCGTCGTGGCCATGTTTCGCCACAAGATCAACCAGCGCCGATCCGACCACCACGCCATCGGCCACGCGCGCGATGGCGCCCGCCTGTTCGGGCGTGCGCACGCCGAAGCCGACGCAGACCGGCAGGTCGGTCGCGGCCTTGAGCCGGGCGACCGCGTCGTCGATGCTGTCCTGCGCGGCCTGCTGCGATCCGGTGATGCCCGCGACCGACACATAATACAGAAAGCCGCCCGACCCTTCCAGTATCGCGGGCAGGCGCTTCGCATCGCTGGTCGGCGTCGCCAGGCGGATCGCGGCCAGCCCCTCGGCGCGCAGGGCAGTGCCCAGCGAATCGTCTTCCTCGGGCGGGATGTCAACGCAGATCACGCCGTCCACGCCCGC
It includes:
- a CDS encoding AmpG family muropeptide MFS transporter gives rise to the protein MSSTPVTGDATGAAPSESETAPARKKPGWRALAAALKNRKTVYMLLFGFASGLPYTLLLSTLYAWMSDTAIDLETMGVFSLIGLTYAFKFLWSPLLDQVDLPGLKRLGHRKQWIVTAQFLLGGVLLVVSRLDPAGAIGVLSLMAAVGAFAGATQDVVMDAWRVDVADHEATIDILSTVYQLGWRTAVLVGGALALVIADRTDWPTVYAIMGVLMLAIAAAAIFAPEAEQSVASIAADDEALRELRDAGQLHPRVRGWALSIVGVLWGWALITVGVFMFRSLSSNPDARPDSVEFITGMGPIIVIATVVVPVIIAAVLENWRRKGRYTLSTQAAKQGVWDGFVDHGYRALILPLTEFVGRLGWAVIIVLTLVLSYRFTDTVWGSFAYPFYLGELQYTKDEVAIASKGFGVGALMFGIMLGGALFSFIGRMAVLFIGALTAALSNLLYADLALGGTYMELVSTYTGFTTLVEWLGGDLRLAKLMMAIAGENVAGGLAGAALVAYLSSITAKGYSAVQYALLSSLTFLIGTLGRGALGQMIDEDGYYPVFILTTALGMIAVAACIVEWIRQARLGRRAGVVAPEAGG
- a CDS encoding bifunctional folylpolyglutamate synthase/dihydrofolate synthase is translated as MRDFAVSDDPRVQAQLDRLEALSLPQGRLGLDAIRALLDRLGNPHQSMPPVFHIAGTNGKGSTSAFLRFMLEADGKRVHQFTSPHLVRYNERIRLAGELISDAELAGLLAEVLDAGEDVGASFFEVTTAAAFLAFSRTPADACVIEVGLGGRFDASNVLEHPAVCGIATLGMDHERFLLAPDDSAPVHPLARIAFEKAGIAKPGVPLVTQAYAPEAEDAIAAIAASRGCPLHRRGHDWHAAAGDAIQYRDRHGELILPLPALPGAHQAYNAALAVAMLRHQDRISVSDAAMARGIREARWPARLQWLSEGPLSALAAPSPLLLDGGHNPDAARVLAAYLAGLDGPVHAICAMLDNKDARGFLGPIAPFLASLTAVPIAGHACHPPELLAGVAGELGAASGTAPSVVDALERLRGTDGPILICGSLYLAGMVLRANRELPD
- the accD gene encoding acetyl-CoA carboxylase, carboxyltransferase subunit beta, with product MSWLSEVRKRLPFAPKRDTPDNLWRKCPGCGEMLFTKEYEDNLWVCPRCEHHGRIGADTRLGQVMDEGYTILPAPRVKEDPLKFRDTKKYADRLRAARSGAPHPDALTTAEGRIDGRKAVVGVQDFGFMGGSMGMAVGDAFVAGVQRAVETGSPYVIFTAAGGARMQEGILSLMQMPRTTVAIRRLHDAGLPYIVVLTDPTTGGVTASYAMLGDVQIAEPNALIGFAGQRVIQDTIREQLPEGFQRSEYLHEHGMLDMVVPRGEMKETLARTIDYLTTARQAA
- the trpA gene encoding tryptophan synthase subunit alpha; protein product: MTRFEQTFARPHPALVCFLTAGDGDTAANLDALVAGGADVIELGMPFTDPMADGPAIQLANLRALGAGTRTADVLRIAADFRARHPDVPLVLMGYANPMVRRGAGWFAQAARDAGVDGVICVDIPPEEDDSLGTALRAEGLAAIRLATPTSDAKRLPAILEGSGGFLYYVSVAGITGSQQAAQDSIDDAVARLKAATDLPVCVGFGVRTPEQAGAIARVADGVVVGSALVDLVAKHGHDAPDHIREVTAALADAVHAARETV